The following proteins are co-located in the Microbacterium immunditiarum genome:
- a CDS encoding helix-turn-helix transcriptional regulator translates to MTSALAIGRARSDIDVISRAGLPLHHFMDEAAAALQSAVPFVAACVSTIDPATTMVSSSRKIGELDGRNEQDLRWSQIEYGSDDPTSITAIVAAGQIAVGVQRVTHGVLDRSVRMSELIVPHFDFRDEARAVFSDRNGAWGHISLFRGDDDPAFAVEELDLLAAVAPAFTRGIRTGLLAQSSRTDAATDAGPAVMVFDAQDRIVQSTPGAQAHLAQMSSVPGMGDPLTSVQALVSGARRFARGEIERMPRIRARTYDGVWVVLHASPLGGAGDRAGDVVVTIEEARPQEVIDIVAAAFGLTARERDVVAIVLRGADTREIAAELHLSPYTVQDHLKSIFDKAGVASRRELVARVYFDQYLPRRGEGIGPSGWYAGGG, encoded by the coding sequence ATGACTTCGGCGCTGGCGATCGGTCGAGCGCGCAGCGACATCGATGTGATCTCGCGCGCCGGACTGCCGTTGCACCACTTCATGGACGAGGCGGCCGCGGCATTGCAGAGCGCCGTCCCGTTCGTCGCGGCATGCGTGTCGACGATCGACCCGGCCACGACGATGGTCTCCAGCTCGCGCAAGATCGGCGAGCTCGATGGCCGCAACGAGCAGGACCTCAGGTGGTCGCAGATCGAGTATGGCAGCGACGACCCGACCTCGATCACAGCCATCGTGGCGGCCGGACAGATCGCGGTCGGCGTGCAGCGCGTCACGCACGGCGTGCTCGATCGGTCGGTCCGCATGTCCGAGCTCATCGTGCCGCACTTCGACTTCCGCGACGAGGCTCGCGCCGTGTTCTCCGACCGCAACGGCGCGTGGGGGCACATCTCCCTGTTCCGCGGCGACGACGATCCCGCGTTCGCGGTGGAGGAGCTCGACCTCCTCGCGGCGGTGGCTCCCGCGTTCACGCGCGGCATCCGCACCGGACTGCTCGCACAGTCGAGCCGAACGGATGCCGCGACCGACGCCGGGCCGGCCGTGATGGTCTTCGACGCGCAGGACCGCATCGTGCAATCGACGCCCGGCGCGCAGGCTCATCTCGCGCAGATGTCATCCGTGCCGGGGATGGGGGATCCGCTGACATCGGTGCAGGCGCTCGTGAGCGGCGCGCGTCGCTTCGCTCGCGGAGAGATCGAACGGATGCCGCGCATCCGCGCCCGCACCTACGACGGCGTGTGGGTCGTGCTGCACGCCTCGCCGCTGGGCGGTGCCGGCGATCGCGCCGGCGATGTGGTCGTGACGATCGAAGAGGCGCGTCCGCAGGAGGTGATCGACATCGTGGCGGCGGCGTTCGGCCTCACCGCGCGCGAGCGCGATGTCGTCGCGATCGTGCTGCGAGGTGCCGACACTCGTGAGATCGCCGCCGAGCTTCACCTCTCGCCCTACACGGTGCAGGACCACCTCAAGTCGATCTTCGACAAGGCCGGGGTGGCCAGTCGGCGCGAGCTCGTCGCGCGCGTCTACTTCGACCAGTACCTGCCGCGCCGGGGCGAGGGCATCGGCCCGAGCGGGTGGTACGCGGGCGGCGGCTGA
- a CDS encoding FAD-binding oxidoreductase: MTVFDTTLTTDERVAALKRTLGDRVIVADDPGYDHARIPWNVAFDQRPLAIVRPETAEEVVEAVRAVAASGLRVAPQSTGHAAGPLADTDLSDVVLLSLAGLRGVTVDADTRTARVLGGSQWNDVLEAAAPHGLTALHGSAGDVSVAGYALNGGLSFYARTHGLAVNAVRSVQLVTADGRLVRASANEDPDLFWAVRGGAGAFGVVVSLEIDLLPYADVFAGMMLWDAARAAEVSHAWAAWTATAPESATTTLRVINFPPMPDLPPFLSGRSVVVIDGAILETDAAASALLEPLRALAPEIDTFTRIPSPELVAVHMDPPGPTPAASVHSVLADLPADAVGAFLAAADVPGLFMTELRHLGGAIAQRPAHAGAVGSVDGAYLAHTLAMVPVPEAMAGADAAVQTGIAMFAPWRADSLVLTFIDGGGVDRDAGFGIAIERLRELKRRFDPSDMFAAAHPV, translated from the coding sequence ATGACCGTCTTCGATACGACCCTCACGACGGACGAACGCGTCGCCGCGCTCAAGCGCACGCTCGGCGATCGCGTCATCGTCGCCGACGACCCCGGCTACGACCACGCCCGCATCCCGTGGAACGTGGCGTTCGACCAGCGCCCGCTCGCGATCGTGCGGCCTGAGACCGCCGAAGAGGTCGTCGAGGCGGTGCGCGCGGTCGCGGCATCCGGACTCCGCGTCGCACCCCAGTCGACCGGGCACGCCGCCGGACCCCTCGCCGACACCGACCTCTCCGATGTCGTGCTCCTCTCACTCGCGGGCCTGCGCGGGGTCACCGTCGACGCCGACACCCGCACCGCGCGCGTGCTGGGCGGATCGCAGTGGAACGACGTGCTCGAAGCGGCGGCGCCGCACGGCCTCACCGCTCTCCACGGCAGCGCGGGCGACGTCTCGGTCGCCGGATACGCGCTCAACGGCGGGCTGTCGTTCTACGCCCGCACTCACGGGCTCGCGGTGAATGCGGTGCGTTCCGTGCAGCTCGTCACCGCCGACGGCCGTCTCGTGCGGGCGAGCGCGAATGAAGACCCGGACCTCTTCTGGGCGGTGCGCGGCGGCGCCGGCGCTTTCGGTGTCGTCGTCTCGCTCGAGATCGACCTGCTGCCGTACGCCGACGTGTTCGCGGGCATGATGCTTTGGGACGCCGCCCGCGCGGCCGAGGTCTCGCACGCCTGGGCGGCGTGGACCGCCACCGCACCCGAGTCGGCGACGACGACGCTGCGCGTGATCAACTTCCCGCCCATGCCCGACCTTCCGCCGTTCCTGTCCGGACGCTCGGTCGTGGTGATCGACGGGGCGATCCTCGAGACGGATGCTGCGGCATCCGCCCTTCTCGAACCCCTCCGCGCTCTCGCACCCGAGATCGACACCTTCACGCGGATCCCGTCGCCCGAACTCGTCGCCGTCCACATGGACCCGCCTGGACCGACACCCGCCGCCTCGGTGCACTCGGTGCTCGCGGACCTGCCCGCCGACGCCGTCGGGGCCTTCCTCGCGGCCGCCGACGTGCCCGGGCTCTTCATGACCGAGCTGCGCCACCTCGGCGGAGCGATCGCGCAGCGCCCGGCGCACGCGGGAGCCGTGGGATCGGTCGACGGCGCCTACCTCGCGCACACGCTCGCGATGGTGCCGGTTCCCGAGGCGATGGCGGGCGCGGATGCCGCGGTGCAGACCGGCATCGCCATGTTCGCGCCCTGGCGGGCCGACAGCCTCGTGCTCACCTTCATCGACGGCGGCGGAGTCGATCGCGACGCCGGCTTCGGGATCGCCATTGAGCGCCTTCGCGAACTGAAGCGCCGGTTCGACCCGAGCGACATGTTCGCGGCCGCGCACCCGGTCTGA